The following proteins are co-located in the Sporohalobacter salinus genome:
- a CDS encoding S1C family serine protease: MERNKKFLVCTCIVMIAILLGGTMISSSVKAFWGDDDQNTDNSQQSKKEVVVPQEKVVKNVVKKVGPAVVSIITKDIEFIDNQVFAPIPQQKKGIGSGIIIDEEGYILTNNHVIQDADKIKVMLSNGKKLKAKLIGREVRNDLAVIKVDKDDLPVAPLGNSKKLKVGELAIAIGSPYGLEFRNTVTTGVISALGREIRAHNRDGQIMLENLIQTDASINPGNSGGPLLNSQGEVIGINTAMMNNAQGMGFSIPINKAKKIVDDLIEYGKVKRPWLGIYGSKLTKKVAAYYNLPVNTGVIVARVIPDSPAAKAGLSSKDIITEANHQEVSGMNDLKKIINEKDIGDQLKLLVFKVDQGQLTPFTVTLGEMPTKKEMFTKEQR, encoded by the coding sequence ATGGAAAGAAATAAAAAGTTTTTAGTGTGCACCTGCATTGTAATGATAGCAATTTTACTCGGAGGTACTATGATTTCTTCTTCTGTAAAAGCCTTTTGGGGTGATGATGACCAAAATACAGATAATTCACAACAGAGTAAGAAAGAAGTTGTTGTTCCACAAGAAAAGGTAGTCAAAAACGTGGTTAAAAAGGTAGGACCAGCTGTAGTTAGTATTATAACTAAAGATATCGAGTTTATTGATAATCAAGTTTTTGCTCCAATACCACAACAGAAAAAGGGGATTGGTTCAGGGATTATTATTGATGAAGAAGGTTATATTTTGACTAATAATCATGTGATCCAAGATGCAGATAAGATTAAAGTTATGTTATCGAATGGGAAGAAATTGAAAGCTAAACTAATAGGGAGAGAGGTTAGAAATGATTTAGCAGTGATTAAAGTTGATAAGGATGATTTACCAGTAGCTCCTTTAGGTAATTCTAAAAAGTTAAAAGTAGGCGAATTAGCTATTGCAATTGGTAGTCCTTATGGTCTTGAATTTCGCAACACAGTAACTACAGGAGTTATTAGTGCTTTGGGGAGAGAAATTAGAGCTCATAATCGAGATGGGCAGATTATGTTAGAAAATTTAATTCAAACTGATGCTTCAATTAATCCTGGCAATAGTGGAGGACCATTACTAAATAGTCAAGGAGAAGTAATTGGAATTAATACAGCAATGATGAATAATGCTCAAGGAATGGGCTTTTCGATTCCTATCAATAAAGCGAAAAAAATAGTAGATGATTTAATTGAATATGGTAAAGTTAAACGGCCTTGGCTTGGAATTTATGGATCTAAATTAACTAAGAAGGTAGCTGCTTATTATAATCTCCCAGTCAATACTGGAGTAATAGTTGCTCGAGTTATTCCAGATAGTCCTGCAGCTAAAGCAGGGTTATCAAGTAAAGATATAATTACAGAGGCTAATCATCAAGAGGTGAGCGGGATGAACGATCTTAAAAAGATCATTAATGAAAAAGATATAGGAGATCAATTAAAATTATTAGTTTTCAAAGTAGATCAAGGTCAATTAACACCGTTTACAGTTACTTTAGGAGAAATGCCTACTAAAAAAGAAATGTTTACTAAAGAACAAAGATAA
- a CDS encoding CsgG/HfaB family protein, with protein sequence MKIKKVSILFMIICVIMFFTQIGFCAKKTVAVVDFTNNTNYRIPNIGNTAGTNLSTLLVNEGQFRIVERTKLKDIMQEQEFSQSGLVNQNATAIKLGKLLGAQYIVTGSITNLDIEEKTFEGYDIESTKLKIRLESNIKMINVNTGVIELANIYSTEKSYQVADTHSINVNSKARILLKDVLQKCATDISKIGSSQKEKAKEVTVKFTSDPSGASIEVDGIYVGSTSAEIPVKKGIHVVKISMGGYESWKKKVKFYDGFKVKANLGKKSKKESEDK encoded by the coding sequence ATGAAAATTAAAAAAGTAAGTATTTTATTTATGATTATCTGTGTTATTATGTTTTTTACTCAGATAGGTTTTTGTGCGAAGAAAACGGTAGCTGTAGTTGATTTTACGAATAATACTAATTATCGGATACCTAATATTGGAAATACAGCTGGAACGAATCTTTCTACTTTATTAGTAAATGAAGGACAGTTTAGAATTGTTGAAAGAACAAAGTTAAAAGATATTATGCAAGAGCAAGAATTTTCACAATCAGGTTTGGTTAACCAAAATGCTACAGCTATAAAATTAGGTAAACTTTTAGGGGCTCAATATATAGTTACTGGTTCTATAACTAATCTGGATATAGAAGAGAAGACATTTGAGGGTTATGATATTGAGAGTACTAAATTAAAAATAAGACTTGAAAGTAATATTAAAATGATTAATGTTAATACAGGAGTAATTGAATTAGCTAATATTTATTCTACTGAAAAAAGTTATCAGGTGGCAGATACTCATTCGATAAATGTAAATAGTAAAGCTAGAATTTTACTCAAAGATGTTTTACAAAAATGTGCAACAGACATTAGTAAAATAGGAAGTTCCCAAAAGGAAAAAGCAAAAGAAGTTACAGTAAAGTTTACTTCCGATCCTTCTGGAGCTAGCATTGAGGTTGATGGAATATATGTAGGCAGTACTTCTGCAGAAATTCCAGTGAAAAAAGGAATTCATGTAGTAAAGATTTCTATGGGAGGATATGAATCTTGGAAGAAAAAAGTGAAATTTTATGACGGTTTTAAAGTTAAAGCTAACTTAGGGAAGAAGTCTAAGAAAGAAAGTGAGGATAAGTAA
- a CDS encoding CsgG/HfaB family protein: MRKNKILLYLVLFFTLIILFTSINSYPTIAKEQLVAVMKFEEGDLKWKWFREDEILNGITQQVTDRLVEIDGIRVVERSRIDEVIKEQNFGQSGRLDNSSVAKLGKVLGVDFLIVGTLTRMEIKEKEGISVGPFNMSGTEAKVALSGRIVDVETAEIKESFKGEGKASDTSISISDLRGLSFGSESFSDSVLGKSIEKTVNKFVSNIEDDITKLSNSKKEVLKGRVVKVLRNKLIINIGKEKALEKGQKGKLIRLIKAKELDRSVELPIGEIEVFSVDNGASVVKVLKSERSPKKGDIIKFINE; the protein is encoded by the coding sequence ATGAGGAAAAATAAAATTTTGTTATATTTAGTATTATTTTTTACACTGATTATTTTATTTACTTCAATTAATTCATATCCTACAATTGCCAAAGAACAATTAGTAGCAGTAATGAAATTTGAAGAAGGAGATCTTAAATGGAAATGGTTTAGAGAGGATGAAATTCTTAATGGAATTACTCAGCAGGTAACTGATAGATTAGTAGAAATTGATGGAATAAGAGTTGTAGAAAGATCTAGGATTGATGAAGTTATTAAAGAACAGAATTTTGGTCAATCTGGAAGATTAGATAATAGTAGTGTGGCTAAACTAGGAAAAGTATTAGGGGTTGATTTTTTAATTGTAGGAACTTTAACTCGTATGGAAATAAAAGAAAAAGAAGGTATTTCAGTTGGTCCTTTCAACATGTCAGGGACAGAAGCCAAAGTAGCACTTAGTGGGAGAATAGTAGATGTTGAAACTGCAGAAATTAAAGAATCTTTTAAAGGGGAAGGGAAGGCATCGGATACTTCAATTAGCATTTCTGATTTGCGAGGGCTTTCCTTTGGTAGTGAGTCTTTTTCAGATTCTGTGTTGGGTAAGAGTATAGAGAAGACAGTTAATAAATTTGTAAGTAATATTGAAGATGATATTACAAAATTGTCAAATTCAAAAAAAGAAGTATTAAAAGGGAGAGTTGTAAAAGTATTAAGAAATAAATTAATTATTAATATAGGTAAAGAAAAGGCGTTAGAAAAAGGACAAAAAGGCAAGTTAATTAGACTCATTAAAGCTAAAGAATTAGATAGATCAGTAGAGTTACCTATAGGTGAAATTGAAGTATTCAGTGTAGATAATGGAGCTTCTGTTGTTAAGGTTTTAAAATCTGAAAGATCTCCTAAAAAAGGAGATATAATTAAATTTATAAATGAATAA
- a CDS encoding aspartyl-phosphate phosphatase Spo0E family protein encodes MLCSCNFLKICLIYDGDSKNKKIYCNNNYSESGKCKVVPTIKSLPNSKDLLANQYDEVEEIIKKDLEKAYYELKKELQDKAENFPLNSLEVVEVSHEMDEYIIQAMKELNSND; translated from the coding sequence ATGTTATGTAGTTGTAATTTTTTGAAAATTTGTTTAATTTATGATGGGGACTCAAAGAACAAGAAAATTTATTGTAATAATAATTACTCTGAAAGTGGTAAATGTAAGGTGGTTCCTACTATAAAAAGCTTACCTAATTCAAAGGATTTGTTAGCTAATCAATATGATGAGGTAGAGGAGATAATAAAGAAAGATTTAGAGAAAGCTTACTATGAACTAAAAAAAGAACTGCAGGATAAAGCAGAAAATTTCCCTCTTAATTCACTTGAGGTAGTAGAGGTTAGTCATGAAATGGATGAATATATTATACAAGCTATGAAAGAATTAAATTCTAATGATTAG
- a CDS encoding HD domain-containing phosphohydrolase, translating into MDIKGSFKIKLIFILFIVLLLPILIVGVISSNHNISYIRETVNNNNMRLAKRLKDSITITIESTQSIMKILSKRNIIQNMNSNEQVDDLLTGIVKEYPTINQIYIMRKDGMQIYKTSGELEDRSDRSYFQKAFEGELNYSKVIVSRSQEIPIVVLAVPIKEAGEVKGVIGASLDLLFLNQLISEIKSDVNGYGYIVDRKGKVIAHPNDKFVSNMKDLSNLKPVKKVINGKHGTLKYTFKGTKRLVSFQPINKTDWGVLVEVPYEEAFSKIKQEKLFIGIILIISILMAIGLAFRITKPIIKLSQDMESFTIGDKVNLENDNTHIQEVEKIKESYLNMAEEINSSYEQLKAYNQEVTAMNEELSKTIEKTKELNDQFNEMASLISNLVIATHNDREDFLSNLLNTAIKILPKADYGCVYTYEEGKVNFIDSIGHDLDTLQQLSIPEDSFYNADQDIEVINVKKAEKLDKEAMDEKNFIILSKALKPIREIINCDLTVNGEKKAGINVSIAKNSKQSFNKESIKLFKAFHNIASAFFKLEEYNKLQGQFTKELITSMIKILEVYDKYTSGHSENVAEVAADIAIEMNLAQSEINDAYWAGMVHDIGKLLVPLEILNKEGVLTDDEYDIIKNHPRWGYEALHKSESLGHIAEYVLYHHEKWDGSGYPEGLKHNEIPLISQILSVADAWDAMTSKRAYRDPLSEKKALQEIKENKETQFAPKVVDAFLRKRGDNHEG; encoded by the coding sequence ATGGATATAAAAGGAAGCTTTAAGATTAAACTAATTTTTATTTTATTTATAGTATTGTTATTGCCAATTTTAATAGTTGGGGTTATTTCTAGTAACCATAATATTTCTTATATTAGAGAAACTGTTAATAATAATAATATGAGATTAGCTAAAAGACTAAAGGATAGCATTACTATTACTATTGAAAGTACTCAATCGATCATGAAAATATTATCTAAAAGAAATATAATTCAAAATATGAATTCTAACGAACAAGTTGATGATCTATTAACGGGAATTGTTAAGGAATATCCGACTATTAATCAGATTTACATTATGCGTAAAGATGGCATGCAAATTTATAAGACATCAGGTGAGTTGGAGGATAGATCAGATCGAAGTTATTTCCAAAAGGCATTTGAAGGAGAGCTAAATTATTCCAAAGTTATTGTTTCTCGCAGTCAAGAAATTCCAATTGTGGTTTTAGCAGTTCCTATAAAAGAAGCAGGAGAAGTTAAAGGTGTAATTGGAGCTAGTTTAGATTTATTATTTTTGAATCAGTTAATTAGTGAAATTAAGTCGGATGTGAATGGCTATGGCTATATAGTAGATAGGAAAGGAAAAGTAATTGCTCATCCTAATGATAAATTTGTAAGTAATATGAAAGATTTATCTAACTTAAAGCCAGTGAAAAAAGTGATTAATGGTAAACATGGTACATTAAAATATACTTTTAAGGGGACAAAAAGATTAGTATCTTTTCAACCAATTAATAAAACTGATTGGGGAGTATTAGTGGAAGTTCCTTATGAGGAAGCTTTTTCCAAAATAAAACAAGAAAAGTTATTTATTGGAATTATACTTATAATATCAATTCTTATGGCTATAGGACTTGCTTTTAGAATAACAAAACCTATTATTAAACTTTCGCAAGATATGGAATCATTTACTATTGGCGATAAAGTTAATTTAGAAAATGACAATACACATATACAAGAGGTAGAGAAAATTAAAGAAAGTTATTTAAATATGGCTGAGGAAATTAATAGCAGTTATGAACAGCTTAAAGCTTATAATCAAGAAGTAACAGCTATGAATGAAGAATTATCGAAAACAATAGAAAAAACGAAAGAACTTAATGACCAATTTAATGAAATGGCAAGTTTAATTTCTAATTTGGTTATAGCTACTCATAATGATAGAGAAGACTTTCTGAGCAACTTATTGAATACAGCAATAAAAATTCTACCTAAAGCAGATTATGGATGTGTTTATACTTATGAAGAAGGAAAGGTTAACTTTATAGATTCTATAGGTCATGATTTAGATACTTTACAGCAGTTGTCTATACCTGAAGATAGTTTTTATAATGCAGATCAGGATATTGAAGTCATCAATGTAAAAAAAGCAGAGAAATTAGATAAAGAAGCTATGGATGAAAAGAATTTTATAATTTTAAGTAAAGCTTTGAAACCTATAAGGGAAATAATAAATTGTGATTTAACAGTAAATGGAGAGAAAAAAGCCGGAATTAATGTTAGCATAGCTAAGAATAGTAAGCAGTCATTTAACAAAGAATCAATAAAACTTTTCAAGGCGTTCCATAATATAGCATCTGCATTTTTCAAATTAGAGGAATATAATAAACTACAAGGCCAATTTACTAAAGAGTTAATTACTTCAATGATTAAAATATTAGAAGTATATGATAAGTATACAAGCGGTCATTCGGAAAATGTAGCTGAAGTAGCTGCTGATATCGCTATTGAAATGAACTTAGCTCAATCAGAAATTAACGATGCTTATTGGGCAGGAATGGTACATGATATTGGAAAGTTATTGGTGCCTTTAGAAATCTTAAATAAAGAAGGAGTTCTTACTGATGATGAATATGATATAATTAAAAACCACCCTCGGTGGGGATATGAAGCCTTACATAAATCCGAATCTTTAGGACATATTGCCGAATATGTTCTATACCACCATGAAAAGTGGGACGGTAGTGGTTATCCTGAAGGTCTTAAACATAATGAGATCCCCTTAATATCACAAATATTATCAGTAGCTGATGCTTGGGATGCTATGACATCAAAAAGAGCTTATCGTGATCCACTATCTGAGAAAAAAGCTTTACAGGAAATTAAAGAAAATAAAGAAACTCAATTTGCTCCTAAAGTAGTAGATGCGTTTTTAAGGAAGCGAGGGGATAATCATGAAGGATAA
- a CDS encoding PAS domain S-box protein: MKDKKSSDYFRSIISAIPELIILFDKKGNYLNIWTSKMEDLGAPKNEVIGKNVDEVLPEKIANDFKKYCFITINNNEIQTYEYSLDFKEEKKYFEAHLAPVNAKEDNEVLTVIRNITERKRAQIELERALNRLEVTIKGAKLGLWDWNIKNNVLETSKQCSEVLGYEPTNSFTHWKERIHDEDKARISKIIERVLNGEVSYSKMEYRIKTKEGNYKWIQTIGKVFKWDEKGNPIRVVGIFKDIDERKKVELQLKRQKAYSQQLFNESPESIVLLDNEDRVIKINNSFRELFKYKQDNIVGEKINDLIVPKESKKEAVEKSSKVKNGEETSAEVIRKTKYGERINVEIKAFPIKLDKGQIGIYSIYRDISKRKKEEKRIKYLSFHDEMTDIYNRRYFENEIERLNNSKKLPISIIIGDMDELKYINDNYGHKMGDRFIKKVAKIFKGATRKKDIAARIGGDEFAMMLPGADSRVAQKVCKRIRINTKQYNEKKELPEQLKISLGYAVKMTQDQSLDEIFNKADQRMYKNKKTRGCSRSMDY, encoded by the coding sequence ATGAAGGATAAAAAGAGTAGTGATTATTTTAGATCTATTATTAGTGCTATACCGGAATTGATTATTTTATTTGATAAGAAAGGTAATTATCTTAATATTTGGACTTCAAAAATGGAAGACTTAGGGGCTCCAAAAAATGAGGTTATCGGTAAAAATGTTGATGAAGTTTTACCTGAGAAAATTGCAAATGATTTTAAGAAATATTGTTTTATTACAATTAATAATAATGAAATCCAGACTTATGAATATAGTTTAGATTTTAAGGAAGAAAAGAAGTATTTTGAAGCACACCTAGCTCCTGTGAATGCAAAAGAAGATAATGAAGTTTTAACTGTGATTAGGAATATTACAGAACGGAAAAGAGCCCAAATTGAATTAGAACGTGCATTAAATAGATTAGAAGTAACAATAAAAGGAGCTAAACTCGGATTGTGGGACTGGAATATAAAAAATAATGTACTGGAAACAAGTAAACAATGTTCAGAAGTATTAGGATATGAACCAACTAATTCTTTTACTCATTGGAAAGAACGAATACATGACGAGGATAAAGCAAGAATATCAAAAATAATCGAAAGGGTTTTAAATGGAGAAGTTTCTTATAGTAAAATGGAATATAGAATTAAGACTAAAGAAGGTAATTATAAATGGATTCAGACTATAGGAAAAGTATTTAAGTGGGATGAGAAAGGTAATCCTATCAGGGTTGTAGGTATCTTTAAAGACATTGATGAAAGAAAAAAAGTAGAGCTTCAACTGAAGCGGCAAAAAGCATATTCTCAACAATTATTCAATGAATCGCCAGAGAGTATAGTACTTTTGGATAACGAAGATAGAGTAATTAAAATTAATAATAGCTTTAGAGAGCTCTTTAAATATAAACAGGATAATATTGTAGGAGAGAAGATAAATGACTTAATTGTACCTAAAGAGAGTAAAAAAGAAGCTGTAGAAAAATCATCAAAAGTAAAAAATGGGGAGGAAACTTCGGCTGAAGTTATTAGAAAGACAAAATATGGTGAGAGAATTAATGTTGAAATTAAGGCCTTTCCAATAAAATTAGATAAAGGACAGATAGGAATTTATAGTATATATCGAGATATTAGTAAAAGAAAAAAAGAAGAAAAACGAATCAAATATTTGTCTTTTCATGATGAGATGACAGATATTTATAATAGGAGATATTTTGAGAATGAAATTGAGAGACTAAATAATTCAAAAAAGTTACCTATTAGTATAATTATTGGTGATATGGATGAACTTAAATATATTAATGATAATTATGGTCATAAAATGGGAGATAGATTTATAAAAAAAGTAGCCAAAATATTTAAAGGAGCTACCAGAAAGAAAGATATTGCAGCTCGTATAGGAGGTGATGAATTTGCTATGATGCTTCCCGGAGCTGATTCTAGAGTAGCTCAAAAAGTATGTAAACGCATTCGAATTAATACTAAACAATATAATGAGAAAAAGGAATTACCTGAACAGTTAAAAATTTCTTTAGGTTATGCTGTTAAGATGACCCAAGATCAAAGTTTAGATGAAATCTTTAATAAGGCAGATCAGAGAATGTATAAAAATAAAAAAACTAGAGGATGTAGTAGAAGTATGGATTATTAA
- a CDS encoding 2-oxoacid:acceptor oxidoreductase subunit alpha, translated as MKLNLVVGGAAGQGLKTLNYILSKTFFRKGFSIYSSKDYMSRVRGGHNFMSIRIGDEEITGPTTEEDILLALNEETIELHQDKLVDDSTILYDGELEDRRSVNLSASEIAKEIGNSKVASTVFIGGVLKILGLDLAETKEVLDEYFEDEEIKEINYKALEAGYQEVETDYQLPSVSKTDNQILIDGNQAVGLGAVMAGVQFYSAYPMTPSTGVMNYIANQENKLGIVVEQAEDEIAAINMAIGASYSGVRAMTGTSGGGFALMNEGLGLAGVAETPLVIAEVQRPGPATGLPTRTEQSDLSFVINSSQGEFPLVVLAPKDAQDAFHQTFRAFNLAEKYQLPVIILSDQFLADSKKNITEFDLDSLTIKRSIMSDEEAEKIEDYKRYQLTEDGISPLAYPGQLEDEVVVFDSDEHDQEGHITEDADTRVKMVDKRAKKIEKLIDEDLAEPEYIGPEKIDYLLVGWGSTYGPLLEAREKLAQDDCQVGVLSFSDVWPLPTAKLEEKAENIELIVVENNSTGQFSKLIRSETGIKASEKILKYDGRPFTGFELYNAIKEEVMF; from the coding sequence ATGAAGTTGAATTTAGTTGTTGGAGGTGCAGCAGGACAAGGATTAAAAACACTGAATTATATTTTAAGTAAGACTTTTTTTAGAAAAGGTTTTAGTATTTATTCTAGCAAGGATTATATGTCTCGAGTTCGAGGTGGGCATAATTTTATGAGTATTAGAATTGGGGATGAAGAGATTACAGGGCCAACTACAGAAGAAGATATTTTGTTGGCATTAAATGAAGAAACAATTGAATTGCATCAGGATAAGTTAGTAGATGATAGTACTATTTTGTATGATGGTGAATTAGAAGATAGGCGAAGTGTTAATTTATCAGCAAGTGAGATAGCTAAAGAAATTGGTAATTCTAAGGTAGCGAGTACAGTCTTTATTGGAGGAGTACTTAAGATATTAGGTTTAGATTTAGCAGAGACCAAAGAAGTATTGGATGAATATTTTGAAGATGAAGAGATTAAGGAAATTAACTATAAAGCTTTAGAAGCAGGTTATCAAGAAGTAGAAACTGACTATCAATTACCTTCTGTTTCTAAAACAGATAATCAAATTTTAATTGATGGGAATCAGGCAGTTGGTTTAGGGGCAGTAATGGCAGGAGTTCAATTTTATTCTGCTTATCCAATGACTCCTTCTACTGGTGTTATGAACTATATAGCTAATCAAGAAAATAAATTAGGAATTGTAGTGGAACAGGCTGAAGATGAGATAGCTGCTATTAATATGGCTATAGGAGCATCTTATAGTGGAGTTCGAGCTATGACAGGTACTTCTGGTGGTGGTTTTGCTTTAATGAATGAAGGTTTAGGGCTAGCTGGAGTAGCAGAAACTCCATTAGTAATTGCTGAGGTACAACGCCCTGGACCGGCTACTGGATTACCTACTCGGACTGAACAAAGTGATTTATCTTTTGTAATTAATTCTTCCCAGGGAGAATTTCCATTAGTAGTATTGGCTCCAAAGGATGCTCAAGATGCTTTTCATCAAACCTTTAGAGCTTTTAATTTAGCTGAGAAATATCAATTACCAGTTATTATCCTAAGTGATCAGTTCTTAGCAGATTCTAAAAAGAATATAACTGAATTTGATCTTGATTCGTTAACTATTAAGCGGAGCATTATGTCAGATGAAGAAGCTGAAAAAATAGAAGATTATAAACGCTATCAGCTGACTGAAGATGGTATTTCGCCATTGGCTTATCCAGGGCAGCTAGAAGATGAAGTGGTAGTTTTTGATAGTGATGAGCATGATCAAGAAGGCCATATTACTGAGGATGCTGATACAAGAGTAAAGATGGTTGACAAACGAGCTAAAAAAATAGAAAAATTAATTGATGAAGATCTAGCTGAACCAGAGTATATTGGGCCAGAAAAGATTGATTACTTATTAGTTGGTTGGGGTTCTACATATGGCCCGCTATTAGAAGCACGAGAGAAGTTAGCCCAGGACGATTGTCAGGTGGGTGTACTTAGCTTTAGTGATGTTTGGCCTTTACCTACAGCAAAGTTAGAGGAGAAAGCAGAAAATATAGAGTTAATTGTAGTTGAAAACAATTCTACTGGTCAGTTTTCTAAATTAATTAGAAGTGAAACAGGAATTAAAGCTAGCGAGAAAATTCTTAAGTATGATGGCCGACCATTTACTGGATTTGAATTATATAATGCAATTAAAGAAGAGGTGATGTTCTAA
- a CDS encoding thiamine pyrophosphate-dependent enzyme: protein MLNKEIYQADQDTAWCPGCGNLPLRNVLADVLAELELSPTDVAMFTGIGQAAKMVHYIKVNGLNGLHGRALPPALGMRIANHKLKVIVESGDGDTYGEGGNHLLHNIRRNPDIAHFVHNNQIYGLTKGQASPTTEEGTTTTVQPNGITAKPFNPIKFAVAMEASFVARGFVGNQEQLKELMKEALNHRGYALIDILQPCVSFNKLNTYQWYSKRVYQLDEQYDPTDYQAALQKAEEWGDNIPTGVIYRNERPIFRDKFPQLDDNTPLVEKEINPKELSELVDEFK, encoded by the coding sequence ATGTTAAATAAAGAGATTTACCAAGCAGACCAGGATACAGCATGGTGTCCTGGATGTGGAAACCTTCCATTACGGAATGTATTGGCTGATGTATTGGCAGAGTTAGAACTTAGTCCGACTGATGTAGCAATGTTTACAGGAATTGGTCAGGCAGCTAAGATGGTTCATTACATTAAAGTCAATGGTTTGAATGGTCTACATGGTCGAGCTTTACCTCCAGCTTTAGGTATGAGAATTGCCAATCATAAATTAAAGGTGATTGTAGAATCTGGTGATGGTGATACATATGGAGAAGGAGGTAATCATCTTCTTCATAATATAAGACGTAATCCAGATATTGCTCATTTTGTACATAATAATCAGATTTATGGTTTAACAAAAGGGCAAGCCTCACCAACTACTGAAGAGGGAACAACAACTACAGTGCAGCCTAATGGTATTACAGCGAAACCTTTTAATCCTATTAAATTTGCAGTAGCTATGGAAGCTAGTTTTGTAGCTAGAGGTTTTGTTGGTAACCAGGAGCAACTTAAAGAATTAATGAAAGAGGCACTAAACCATCGTGGCTATGCCTTAATAGATATTTTACAGCCTTGTGTTTCATTTAATAAATTGAATACTTATCAATGGTATAGCAAACGCGTTTATCAGTTGGATGAACAATATGATCCAACTGACTATCAAGCAGCTTTACAGAAAGCAGAAGAGTGGGGAGATAATATTCCAACTGGAGTTATCTATAGGAATGAAAGACCAATTTTTAGGGATAAATTTCCTCAGTTAGATGATAATACTCCTTTGGTAGAGAAAGAAATAAATCCAAAAGAGTTATCAGAATTAGTAGATGAATTTAAATAA
- a CDS encoding FMN-binding glutamate synthase family protein, giving the protein MEYRFKLRQPIGAQAKKPLKLELPILLAGMSYGGALSLNAKVALARASARAGTATNSGEAPLVDEECEEAKYFIGQYNRGGWMNQPEQLSQLDAIEIQLGQGAQAAAPMGMSSHQIGKDLRQAKNLKPGEDAVIHTRLSEMKQPSDFFEIVQQLRDDYGVPVGLKFCATHYLEQELEMAIKAEIDYVVVDGAEAGTHGGPTTLQDDVGLPILHALSRTVKFLEKKEVKDQISVIASGGLTTPGHFLKALALGADAVYIGSIALMALLQTQMTKALPQEPPPQIPLYLGKFKENLDVEELTEHLAKFLKSCLEEMKLTVYSLGKTDLAQLNRKDLVCVDQELAKVLGIDYAGYPQLDSTSVLESNIESELFKKDNEKPQPTRH; this is encoded by the coding sequence ATGGAGTACAGATTCAAACTACGACAACCTATTGGGGCACAAGCCAAAAAACCTCTTAAATTGGAACTGCCGATTTTATTAGCTGGGATGTCCTATGGTGGAGCTTTAAGTTTAAATGCTAAAGTAGCTTTGGCTAGAGCTTCTGCTAGGGCAGGAACAGCTACTAACTCTGGTGAGGCTCCATTAGTTGATGAAGAGTGCGAGGAAGCAAAGTACTTTATTGGTCAGTATAATCGCGGTGGATGGATGAATCAACCCGAACAATTAAGTCAACTGGATGCAATCGAAATTCAGTTAGGACAAGGTGCTCAAGCTGCAGCTCCTATGGGAATGTCATCACATCAGATTGGAAAGGATTTACGTCAAGCTAAAAATTTGAAACCTGGCGAAGATGCAGTTATTCATACTCGCTTGTCAGAAATGAAGCAGCCATCTGATTTTTTTGAGATTGTCCAACAGCTTAGAGATGATTATGGAGTGCCGGTGGGGCTGAAATTCTGTGCAACCCACTATTTAGAACAAGAACTGGAGATGGCTATTAAAGCCGAAATTGATTATGTAGTAGTTGATGGCGCTGAAGCTGGAACACATGGAGGACCTACAACTTTACAAGATGATGTTGGTTTACCCATACTTCATGCTTTATCAAGAACAGTAAAATTTTTAGAAAAAAAAGAAGTCAAAGATCAGATTTCGGTTATTGCTTCTGGAGGTTTGACAACACCAGGCCATTTTCTAAAAGCTCTGGCTTTAGGGGCAGATGCTGTTTATATCGGTTCGATTGCTTTAATGGCTCTTTTACAGACGCAGATGACTAAGGCTTTGCCTCAGGAACCGCCGCCTCAAATCCCCTTATATTTAGGGAAGTTTAAGGAAAATTTAGATGTAGAGGAATTAACAGAGCATCTGGCTAAATTCTTGAAGTCATGTTTAGAAGAGATGAAATTGACTGTTTATTCTTTAGGAAAGACTGATTTAGCTCAGTTAAACCGAAAAGATCTTGTATGTGTAGACCAGGAATTAGCTAAAGTATTAGGAATAGATTATGCTGGATATCCACAATTGGACTCAACTTCAGTGTTAGAGTCTAATATTGAATCTGAATTATTTAAAAAAGATAATGAAAAGCCACAACCGACTAGACATTAG